A part of Nesterenkonia lutea genomic DNA contains:
- a CDS encoding CarD family transcriptional regulator → MNFEVGETVVYPHHGAATIEEVKTRTVRGEEKMYLKLRVSQGDLTIEVPADNVDLVGVRDVVGQEGLEHVFDVLRAEYAEEPTNWSRRYKANLEKLASGDVNKVAEVVRDLWRRENDRGLSAGEKRMLAKARQILVSELALAKKLNEEEAALLLDKVLDEAPTPAEPEKVAE, encoded by the coding sequence ATGAATTTTGAGGTCGGCGAGACAGTCGTCTACCCGCACCACGGTGCGGCCACGATTGAAGAAGTCAAGACCCGCACGGTCCGCGGCGAAGAGAAGATGTACCTCAAGCTCCGCGTCTCGCAGGGAGACCTGACCATCGAGGTGCCCGCAGACAACGTCGACCTGGTCGGGGTCCGCGACGTCGTCGGGCAGGAGGGCCTCGAGCATGTCTTTGACGTGCTGCGGGCCGAGTACGCCGAAGAACCCACGAACTGGTCACGCCGGTACAAGGCCAATCTTGAGAAGCTCGCCTCAGGCGATGTCAACAAGGTGGCCGAGGTCGTCCGAGACCTGTGGCGCCGCGAGAACGATCGCGGCCTCTCGGCAGGCGAGAAGCGCATGCTCGCCAAGGCGCGGCAGATTCTGGTCTCGGAGCTCGCTCTGGCCAAGAAGCTGAATGAGGAGGAGGCGGCCCTGTTGCTGGACAAGGTCCTCGACGAGGCGCCCACTCCGGCAGAGCCTGAGAAGGTCGCAGAATAG
- the ispF gene encoding 2-C-methyl-D-erythritol 2,4-cyclodiphosphate synthase: MSRPDAGTGDPVTVRRALVIVAAGSGERLGQGMPKARVHLAGRPILAHVLERLHGLTPGFDAIVLVLPRDVPSYDTLAALGHEFSAATGVPVFSTRGGGSRSSSVRAGLDHLARSVTLQDWDHASTTVLIQDAARALTPHAVYTRVMAAVESGASAVVPALPVTDTIKRVKQDRRPQTELVAETVPRGALRAVQTPQGFTLELLRRAFAHVGDLPDDAAEALTDEAMIAESMGVEVRVVAGSDLAAKITSPADLVSAEAHLRTEAQPEQAQPGHPAAEPVLPRVGIGHDVHAFAPEGESRELWLAGLFWPDLQGLTGHSDGDAVAHACCDALFSAAGLGDLGVHFGADTIGTARPELIGASGAELLGEAARIVRAAGFGIGSVSVQFVGRRPKFGPRRQEAQEVLSSAVGAPVAISATTSDGLGFTGRGEGILATATAVVYLM; this comes from the coding sequence ATGAGTCGCCCGGACGCCGGGACAGGAGATCCTGTCACGGTGCGCCGGGCGCTCGTCATTGTGGCCGCCGGCAGCGGAGAGCGGCTCGGGCAGGGAATGCCCAAGGCCCGCGTGCACCTCGCCGGACGTCCGATCCTCGCGCATGTGCTTGAGCGGCTTCACGGTCTGACCCCCGGATTCGACGCCATCGTGCTCGTCCTGCCCCGTGATGTCCCCAGCTATGACACGCTCGCCGCGCTGGGACATGAGTTCAGCGCCGCGACAGGCGTGCCCGTCTTCTCCACACGAGGCGGAGGAAGCAGATCCTCCAGCGTGCGTGCAGGACTGGATCACCTGGCACGGTCCGTGACCCTGCAGGACTGGGACCACGCCAGCACCACGGTGCTCATCCAGGATGCAGCGCGTGCTCTCACTCCGCACGCCGTCTACACCCGCGTCATGGCAGCCGTGGAGTCGGGGGCCTCCGCAGTCGTGCCGGCGCTGCCGGTCACGGACACGATCAAGCGGGTGAAGCAGGACCGGCGCCCCCAGACCGAACTCGTGGCCGAGACGGTTCCACGAGGTGCGCTGCGCGCGGTGCAGACCCCGCAGGGATTCACCCTGGAGCTGCTCAGGCGAGCCTTCGCACACGTCGGTGACCTTCCCGACGACGCCGCCGAGGCGCTCACCGACGAGGCCATGATCGCCGAATCCATGGGAGTCGAGGTCAGGGTCGTCGCCGGATCGGATCTCGCGGCGAAGATCACCTCCCCGGCGGACCTCGTCTCAGCGGAGGCGCACCTTCGCACCGAGGCGCAGCCTGAGCAGGCGCAGCCCGGGCATCCCGCCGCCGAACCGGTCCTCCCGCGGGTGGGCATCGGCCATGATGTCCATGCCTTCGCCCCCGAGGGTGAGTCCCGGGAGCTCTGGCTCGCCGGTCTGTTCTGGCCGGACCTGCAGGGACTCACCGGTCACTCCGACGGTGACGCTGTGGCCCATGCCTGCTGCGACGCCCTGTTCAGCGCCGCCGGCCTCGGAGACCTCGGGGTGCATTTCGGGGCTGACACCATAGGGACCGCGCGCCCGGAGCTCATCGGAGCCTCGGGTGCTGAGCTCCTGGGGGAGGCGGCACGCATCGTTCGTGCGGCAGGCTTCGGGATCGGTTCTGTGTCAGTGCAGTTCGTCGGGCGCCGCCCGAAGTTCGGTCCCCGCCGTCAGGAGGCCCAGGAGGTGCTCAGCTCAGCGGTCGGCGCACCGGTCGCGATCAGCGCCACCACCTCTGACGGGCTGGGCTTCACCGGACGCGGCGAGGGAATTCTGGCCACAGCCACCGCGGTCGTCTACCTGATGTGA